From one Drosophila subpulchrella strain 33 F10 #4 breed RU33 chromosome 3L, RU_Dsub_v1.1 Primary Assembly, whole genome shotgun sequence genomic stretch:
- the LOC119555018 gene encoding gamma-glutamylcyclotransferase isoform X1: MASKFFYFGFGSNMLASRIHIQNPTAKRIGAGKLENFRLDFHTASKTWLGAPATIVPTQGSHVYGSIWEIDMCNLKDLDDQEGVFDGIYIPISVPVHSLTTDCNITCRAYHLTNQPQSELHADGAQENIPLDRQPSKTYLKVLVKGAKETGIPEEYIKWLRGIRHNDIQAPTMEAKLELDQVQLS; the protein is encoded by the exons ATGGCCAGTAAGTTCTTTTATTTCGGTTTCGGTAGTAATATGCTGGCAAGTCGGATTCACATACAAAACCCCACTGCCAAAAGAATTGGAGCCGGCAAACTAGAG AACTTCCGGCTGGACTTTCACACAGCATCGAAAACCTGGCTGGGGGCTCCGGCTACAATCGTACCCACTCAAGGATCCCATGTCTACGGCTCCATTTGGGAAATTGATATGTGCAACCTCAAGGATTTAGATGA TCAGGAAGGTGTGTTCGATGGTATATACATTCCAATTAGCGTTCCCGTTCACTCGTTGACCACCGATTGCAATATCACCTGTCGTGCCTATCACCTGACAAATCAGCCCCAATCAGAACTCCATGCCGATGGTGCCCAGGAAAACATTCCCCTCGATCGTCAGCCCTCGAAAACATATCTTAAGGTCCTGGTAAAGGGAGCCAAGGAAACAGGGATTCCGGAGGAGTATATCAAGTGGCTGAGGGGCATTAGGCATAATGACATACAGGCGCCGACTATGGAGGCAAAACTTGAATTGGACCAAGTGCAGCTGAGTTGA
- the LOC119555018 gene encoding gamma-glutamylcyclotransferase isoform X2: MASKFFYFGFGSNMLASRIHIQNPTAKRIGAGKLENFRLDFHTASKTWLGAPATIVPTQGSHVYGSIWEIDMCNLKDLDEKVCSMVYTFQLAFPFTR, from the exons ATGGCCAGTAAGTTCTTTTATTTCGGTTTCGGTAGTAATATGCTGGCAAGTCGGATTCACATACAAAACCCCACTGCCAAAAGAATTGGAGCCGGCAAACTAGAG AACTTCCGGCTGGACTTTCACACAGCATCGAAAACCTGGCTGGGGGCTCCGGCTACAATCGTACCCACTCAAGGATCCCATGTCTACGGCTCCATTTGGGAAATTGATATGTGCAACCTCAAGGATTTAGATGA GAAGGTGTGTTCGATGGTATATACATTCCAATTAGCGTTCCCGTTCACTCGTTGA
- the LOC119555017 gene encoding gamma-glutamylcyclotransferase has protein sequence MHRECLIRVVTCLLLGLPSSQGQSIAGENATSNLPEVRGDKFLYFGFGSNMLAKRIHIQNPTAVRVGPALLSDYRLDFAFISDRWGGAVGTIVPTQGESAWGTLWEIDLANLPDIDNQEGVHLGIYEPRTVYVKLRGGSELTPARAYLLTKQPESNLYELSRDSVPASRQPSKTYLQCLVKGAIESSIPEDYVRRLRGIKHNGHVKRALEEKLELQNVSL, from the exons ATGCATCGCGAATGTCTTATCCGTGTCGTCACCTGTCTGCTGCTGGGTCTCCCCAGCTCCCAGGGTCAGAGCATTGCAGGTGAAAATGCCACCTCGAATCTGCCAGAGGTGCGGGGCGATAAGTTCCTCTACTTCGGGTTCGGGAGCAACATGCTGGCCAAGAGGATCCACATCCAGAACCCCACGGCGGTAAGAGTGGGGCCCGCCCTGCTTTCCGACTATCGGTTGGACTTCGCCTTCATCTCGGATCGGTGGGGAGGAGCCGTGGGCACCATTGTCCCCACCCAGGGAGAAAGTGCGTGGGGAACCCTCTGGGAGATAGACCTCGCCAACCTGCCGGATATAGACAA CCAAGAAGGCGTCCATCTGGGCATCTATGAACCCCGCACCGTGTACGTGAAACTCCGAGGTGGCTCTGAGCTAACTCCTGCCCGAGCCTATCTGCTGACCAAACAGCCGGAGAGCAATCTCTACGAGCTGTCTAGGGACTCCGTTCCTGCATCCCGTCAGCCCTCGAAAACATATCTGCAATGCCTCGTTAAGGGCGCTATCGAGAGCTCCATTCCTGAGGACTACGTGCGGCGGTTAAGGGGCATCAAGCACAATGGCCACGTGAAAAGAGCATTGGAGGAGAAACTGGAACTCCAGAATGTCTCACTCTAA